The Pagrus major chromosome 1, Pma_NU_1.0 genome includes the window acaaagtgcaacaatCGTACTGGACTCGGTAGAGTATCGTTTCATGTTGGACTAAACGGCCTTTTTCCTGCCGTGTATCATCCGTCTGTGCTAGAATGCGTTATCGTTTGtggtagctagctagctaacaagctaacagctaactagtTAAGGTTGTTTTGATTATTAATGTGAACAATAACGTTACATCGACGGCGTCTGGAGCAAGCTGCCAGTGCAAACGTTTACTAGAAGGATCTGTTCGACGTAGTCCACTCGATACAGGAAATTATTTTAGGTGTTAGACGTGACGGAGGACAGAGTTGATGTAAATCGTGGGCAGTGCACCAGCTAGCTGCGTTAGTTAACGTCGCCTACCTTCAGCTACCACTCCTGGGGACCGTCTGGTTTGTCCCTTGCCCCGAGTTGTGGACGTCTGGCGAGCTTAGAAAGCTCTCTGTGAACCGGATCCAATGCGTGGGATGATGGGGACCCAGAGTAGTCCTGTCAAGAGTTACGATTATCTCTTAAAATTTCTTTTGGTGGGAGACAGTGATGTCGGAAAGGGAGAAATCTTGGAAAGTTTGCAGGACGGATCAGTAGAATCTCCATATGCCTACAGCAGTGGTGAGTATCTATCTCTGCTTTCGTTCAGATATCGTAATTAATTTAAAACCCTAGAATGACAAACATTAAGTAActttgtgtgtattgtgtgtgtgtgatctcagGGATTGATTACAAGACCACCACAATTCTGCTGGATGGGAGAAGAGTGAAATTAGAATTATGGTAAGTGTTTTTGGCAATGATTATCATGTTAGTTGTGGCTGTGGTCATGATCACACCCACAGCATGCTGGGCGACCTACGTGCTTACGTGTATGTCTTCAACAGGGACACATCAGGGCAAGGCAGATTCTGCACCATCTTCAGGTCTTACTCTCGTGGAGCACAGGTGAGGCCTTGAAGAGCATTTCTGAACTCCTTCATTTTTGTGCTGCTGCGTTTACATGTCAACATGTCTGGTTTTCATTCCACAGGGCATCCTGCTAGTGTATGACATCACGAACGGCTGGTCGTTTGATGGCATCGACCGCTGGATCCGGGAAATCGACGAGGTAATCCTGTTTAACCCATTTCTGGTTTGCAAAGAAATACAGGAAATGCATGGAAGGGGATGTATCCTGTGTCCCCTTCCACCACTGAGAAAGGCCATTGTCTGTTAGTCGGTACAACTTAGAACAAGAGATGCAGAACAGCTTTTAGAAATCAACAATATGGTTTGTTTCCATCAGCATGCCCCAGGTGTACCCAGGATTCTGGTGGGCAACCGGCTTCACCTGGCTTTCAAGCGGCAGGTGCCCACGGAGCAGGCGAGGGCTTATGCGGAAAAGAACAGCATGACTTTCTTTGAGGTCAGCCCGCTGTGCAACTTCAACGTCATCGAATCCTTCACCGAACTTTCACGCATTGTGCTGATGAGGCATGGGATGGAGAAGTTCTGGAGGCCCAACAGAGGTGAGCTTGTTATCCATTCCTGCATATTGATTCTGTCAGAGCAggagtgaatgttttttttctattgtagAAAAAGGGTCAGTCCTCATGACAAAGCATTTTGGCAGAAAGTTGCACAATATTTAGGTttttttagggctgcaactatagattattttcattattgattaatctgtcgattaaTTTCAAgttaaattgattaatcatttagtcttttATAAGGTTAATATATAAAGGTTTTTCAATGGATAACTCTTATGAGTTTTTCTTGCGTCTAGTACTAGTCTGTCTGGATTGCTGCAattaacgattattttcattattgaataTTTTCGCGGTTAATAGTTTAATctaaaaaatgttggaaaagttGGAAGTTAATTTTCTCTCAGTTGACTAAAAATGAATTGACTTATCGCTGCAGCTCTAGTTTTATTTGTCAAGATTTCGCCACGCAGATGCAGTGGACACAAATGAGATTGAATTTGTACtcttcaaaacattttcctgaAACACCGTTGAGAGTCTCACCAGCATTGAGATCAAGTACTAAATACTCTGTGTAACCCACCATTCTCTTCCACTAGTATTACTAGAACTTGTAAAAAGTAGTTGTGAGAATCATTCATGCAATCTCTGTGAATTATCTAGAGTAACCTGGACATTGTTATTGGAAGGACACACTGCTTTTAAGTGTAATTAAATGTGTATATCTATTGTTTGGTTAACATTTCAACATACTTGCCAAGTTTGAGAATCCACAAAATCCTTGCCAAAATAGCAACATATGAATAAAGCAAAAATAGAACAGATAACATACTAGAACTACCATGTTGCTAAAATctatatttaaatttaatttaaatttaaaatctatacatttttctttttgatctGTCAAGGATATAAGGCAGGTGTGTAAATTAAAGATATTTTCAACTTTGTTGTTGGAGAGCTTGAGAAGGGACAGAATAATAGATGAGGAAATCAAGTTTTCGTTATAAAGCTTAAATAGAACCAATCACCagcttaaaggtgctatttggaagaaaaatacatttttcagtctcatttccaacttgtcaaatactgacacggTGGGATTGCAGGTTGGGCTGGCCGCCTTCCCAATGAGTCAATGTTTGACGAAGaaggaatgagactcaaaaatcaagtTTTCTTACAAAGAGGACctataaatacaatttaaatgtcttttttcacgatgttatttcaaagtgtatacatctaattcatctaaaatgcatgtttgatgctttcataatGACAACACTTTTACTAATGTTAGGTTGGAGACCTGATctacctgttgggccacagacttaacaaaataacagcttgaGTTTACTTGAAACCAGCTATTAGTCCACTGTACATAAAATAAGCCCAGCAGAAACCTAAGATAGGTCCGACTATAGTTttactttatatatttaaaggtgGAGTATGTAATAATTTgtcacctgttgaattcatactcccaacaaataggggcagcatatcaccagagtaactgctaagggctgctaactgtattctcaTTTTACATCTATGATTATAGctattgttagcttgttagcttaatTAGCCATGTAGCGTGCTAGACGACCATGtgaatgttggtgtttacactacaagcacaggagctttagaaCACTGGGGGAAAGGCATGCTAACTCCAGTAGATTTCTCTGAATCATAATACATAGCAGTCTTTGACATaagttaaaactgttatttcatcacattttgttgatcattttagtaaatttttgaatgttttaaactaaaattctgacatgACATCCTGTCTTAACATCCTTGTTCCCTTTTCTTGTCCCGCAGTCTTCAGCCTCCAAGATCTGTGCTGCCGATCGATTGTCTCCTGCACACCGGTGCACCTCATCGACAAGCTGCCCCTCCCCGTGGCCATCAAGTCCCACCTCAAGTCTTTCTCTATGGCCAACGGCATGAACGCAGTCATGATGCACGGACGCTCATACTCACTGGCCAACAGCACAGCTTCAGGCGGAGGCAgcggcagcggcggcagcaAGGCCAACAGCCTCAAGCGCTCGAAGTCCTTCAGGCCTCCGCAGAGCCCTCCAAAGAACTCGTCGGTGTCCTCTAAGGGGAACTGTAAGATTTCATAGTGAAGGAGCGGACTACTGGCTGCCTCCAAAGGGCCACAGTGTTAAAGTTGTTGTTGCTCCCAAGAGGTCACGTGGGGCACAGAAGAACAAGGAGAGCTACCAGTAACGGATACAGCAGTGAACTTACATTGACCTTTGGGAACCGTCTTgaatggtttggtttggtttctgTTCTCTTTGCGCTTGCTGGTGCCATCTTGTGGATATCCGTGTACCCGTTCTCTTTGCTACAGAGGCTCGCTGTGATCAAGTGGAACAAGATTTTCCTGGAACCAACAGATGTGAATCAAGGATTATCACTCGCCTGTTAACACTACAAATGAGTGGAGGGACATTATCTATCTTTTATGTGGAAAAGGattgtttattgtatttaaagTTGGACTTGAAGTTGTAAATATTCTGTATGTGCtagttgttttgtctgtgtttgctgaTTGATCCTGGAGAGGTGCTTcttctgcttgttttgtcttgaaTGTTTGTGCttatttgtgtgtcttttgtccCTCGTCTGCCGTAGAAAAATTCCCATTGGGTGCTGAGCGGCTTATTAAAAACTCAAGATTAGTTATGTTTTCAATAAGACCGGCTTGAATTGAATGTCATGAGAAGAGTGGGGCTAGTTTACCAGACGGATGGAGCTGCAAAGATTCGTCAGCTAGTTTTTGCTGGTTGCAGTGTCTTAAACGTGAGGATTTGCTGcgtttctttgtcatttatgagagtaaatgaagagtcttcaggttagttggacaaaagaaaacaatttgaagatgtcactttgagAAATTTTCAtgagcatcttttttttttaaacaatcttttgacattttttttagactaaacgattaatcgtgaaaatgattaaaaatgaaaacaatcattagttgcagccctacagaCACACTAGTAATTGACTCGAGGAAAAGTCACAAGAGTTATCCATTGAAAAACCATGTCGGTCTAGCACTTAATCTGTGAAACTGACCAGCCAAGTCGTCTCGTTGTGAAGACTTCCTGCGGTGCCCCTAAATTCCATCCCAAATGAATTCCCCCTCCATCATCAGTCATCGGCTTGGACATCTGTTGACTTcctcggcccatttttttcccttcctttaCCTCTAATCTAATATCAGTTGAATCGTGGCTTTAACTGATTTAAACCGTCAACAACAGCGTGATCAATTTAAAGCTATTAACTCTTGGTGCAATTCAGAGATAGTGCTGGTGAGGAAACCTTGTACAAACATGGCGGTCCGCCTTCAGAATGTGCTGCAATAGAGTCTCTGTTCTTAACAGGAATTTGTAATCTCAGTGGACATTGTTGAGaggaatattttaatttgaatgcTTTTTGGATATGTTTAAGTATATGCTATGTACTTATGAATGTAAAACAATATTCATCTGCTACCTTCCTGTGGCCATGTGGTGGTAATATGTGGGTCTGTAAGAATCAGAGGTGGAAAGTCATATCTGCTACTGTAATATTTTTATTGTGGGTTGCTTCTTGTCtgagtatttgtacttttgctGCTTAAGTTAAATCAACTTTCTTAAGAATGTGTGTACAATAGAAGGGTTATTCTGGACACTGCAAAGGTGTCAGATGACCGTGGAGACTTCAGAAAGGACACAgaaagtcttgtttttttaagcaaagCTAACTCACGATATGGGTTTTTTAATGATTGAATAATctacacaaatacatttgttttgatatAAATTCTCAGTTTTCTTTCCACCTCTGATGAACATGTActgtttttccactttaaaggggcactatgtcgttttggagaagaaattcaaactcataattttaatatttacaatattaatgaggtaataatacaacctcagaaatatttatcttttccataactgactaaacaagctgttctctgacgaaaataaggtcccagaacactgtctgaagctagaaaggtggcagggtccgccacatattaACAAAGTAAACCAgaatgaagttgtgttgtcctttgaggcAGTTATGAAAACTAAGTGAATTTGTTTATTAAGTCAAacagatctttctcttttgaatgAAATTTCTTGAAAACCACATGGTGCACCTTGAACATCCCCAGTGGCTGTGTGTCACCCAGGGCATAAACATACTGGTGAGATCAGTACAACAGAACTGTGGAGTGAACATTTAAAGAAGCACTCATTTGATACTGATTGTTGCTATCGGAGCTGTGTGTCTAAAAGGTTTGGATGTGGGATTAATTCTAATTTGTCTCCATTAAAAACAGTCACCCATCAAAATAAAGGGTAAAACTACAAGGCTGCTttgcaatgatttttttttttaattcaaacatgtatCAAGGTCAGTGTGGGAATATTTTCTGTAGCCTTTGTCCAGTCCGGAGCCGCCGGTGCCTGAGTGCAATAAAACCGGGTGGGGGGAGGGTGCTGCTGAATTGATTAGCTCCTCTCTCGGTATTGGCCAGTTTTTGGATAACCGGGCACATCTCCGCGGCGCATGAATGCAGCGCGGTCAAAAGTCAGCCAAAGGTTGCAGGGTCACCTCCCATGAAAAGATGAGGGGTGCTGCTTCTCATCGCCTCGGAGCCGCGCCGGGACAAAGATGAAGACGCACGCTATTGAAAACGCGGCGCTTTACGCCTTCCCACCTGACCGTGGCATCTCTGAGCTCCGTGTGAATGAGGGACGGCGCTAAATTGACCGACGTCTAGACAAGCAGGACGTAAACAACATGTTTTGCAAGACGTGACGCGACACGCCCCGTGTTTGGGTTTCACGCTTTCCGCCTCGCTCTCCAGGAGACTCTTAACAGTTTGCTCCATGATCTGCGCAAGAAAACTCCAAACTCTTGTCTGTGTTGCGTAAAACTTCTGGAAGCACTCCACTGTGGCGCATGATGACAGTCTAACTAACAGCAAACAACTTCTCAGCGACGAGAAAACAGCTCATTACC containing:
- the LOC141001941 gene encoding ras-related protein Rab-40C-like, producing the protein MRGMMGTQSSPVKSYDYLLKFLLVGDSDVGKGEILESLQDGSVESPYAYSSGIDYKTTTILLDGRRVKLELWDTSGQGRFCTIFRSYSRGAQGILLVYDITNGWSFDGIDRWIREIDEHAPGVPRILVGNRLHLAFKRQVPTEQARAYAEKNSMTFFEVSPLCNFNVIESFTELSRIVLMRHGMEKFWRPNRVFSLQDLCCRSIVSCTPVHLIDKLPLPVAIKSHLKSFSMANGMNAVMMHGRSYSLANSTASGGGSGSGGSKANSLKRSKSFRPPQSPPKNSSVSSKGNCKIS